The Streptomyces aurantiacus genome includes a region encoding these proteins:
- a CDS encoding condensation protein, giving the protein MTTLDHPARDGTGGPAGPPARIPFPVVDEVARHCLQQQEPETVHIEVHLPGRLDPDRLRRAFAGALHRHPRILMREAARPWYGRRYEWELTPDADVEAVLFPEPDRDALKHARDRALRDAPPLSASPPIRLEVVRDPQADDTVLFLTINHTALDGPACLRVLATAAELYGGRDNSPAAPPKRTTAETPSAVDTPSTWAPPARVAHGAPEPSPGNGLLVAEFNVPHRPKGSPYTVNDQLMVATALMIAHWNREHGARPRPLRITMPVDDRPRGTDMPIGNGTRLVEVSFAPEELDASDMTALLCRTADRTRALKAQPRPQLGHGASLLTAPVVPVAWRAAFTRGLRRAAGPWTSTTLLSNIGRVPYALDFGEEAGRAHAVWFSAPARMPRGLTVTTASTAGRLHVALRWSRALLSHGDGCHLRDLFEHYLHATEHATESAP; this is encoded by the coding sequence ATGACCACCCTGGACCACCCGGCCCGTGACGGCACCGGCGGCCCCGCGGGGCCGCCCGCCCGCATCCCGTTCCCCGTCGTGGACGAGGTCGCCCGCCACTGCCTCCAGCAGCAGGAACCGGAGACCGTCCACATCGAGGTCCACCTTCCGGGGCGCCTCGACCCGGACCGCCTGCGCAGGGCGTTCGCCGGGGCCCTGCACCGCCACCCCCGGATCCTGATGCGCGAGGCGGCGCGCCCCTGGTACGGGCGGCGGTACGAGTGGGAGCTCACCCCCGACGCCGACGTGGAGGCCGTGCTGTTCCCGGAGCCGGACCGGGACGCGCTGAAGCACGCCCGGGACCGGGCACTGCGCGACGCCCCGCCGCTCTCGGCGTCGCCGCCGATCCGCCTGGAGGTCGTCCGCGATCCGCAGGCCGACGACACGGTCCTGTTCCTCACCATCAACCACACCGCCCTGGACGGTCCGGCGTGTCTGCGGGTCCTGGCGACCGCGGCGGAGCTGTACGGCGGCCGCGACAACTCCCCGGCGGCGCCCCCGAAGCGCACGACGGCCGAGACCCCGAGCGCCGTCGACACCCCCTCCACCTGGGCGCCGCCCGCCCGGGTGGCGCACGGCGCCCCCGAGCCGTCCCCCGGAAACGGGCTGCTCGTCGCCGAGTTCAACGTCCCGCACCGGCCCAAGGGCTCCCCGTACACCGTGAACGACCAGCTCATGGTCGCCACCGCCCTGATGATCGCCCACTGGAACCGGGAGCACGGCGCCCGCCCGCGCCCGCTGCGCATCACGATGCCGGTCGACGACCGCCCGCGCGGCACGGACATGCCGATCGGCAACGGCACCCGTCTGGTGGAGGTCTCCTTCGCCCCCGAGGAGCTGGACGCCTCGGACATGACCGCGCTGCTGTGTCGTACGGCGGACCGCACCCGCGCGCTCAAGGCCCAGCCGCGGCCGCAACTGGGCCACGGGGCTTCCCTCTTGACGGCTCCGGTGGTCCCGGTGGCCTGGCGGGCCGCGTTCACCAGAGGGCTGCGGAGAGCCGCCGGGCCCTGGACGTCCACCACCCTGCTCAGCAACATCGGCCGCGTTCCGTACGCCCTCGACTTCGGCGAGGAGGCGGGGCGGGCGCACGCCGTCTGGTTCTCGGCGCCGGCCCGCATGCCGCGGGGCCTGACGGTGACGACGGCCTCCACGGCGGGCCGCCTGCACGTGGCGCTGCGCTGGTCCCGCGCCCTGCTGAGCCACGGTGACGGCTGCCACCTGCGTGACCTCTTCGAGCACTATCTGCACGCGACGGAACACGCCACGGAGAGTGCCCCATGA
- a CDS encoding alpha-(1->3)-arabinofuranosyltransferase, with amino-acid sequence MTSTVQAPPPATTRPLAPDPGPPQGPRSRRWLLGFWAVVLVLFLAVDPGRQTFDTKLGVALDPWQFLADLGQLWHDRGGFGGIADQYVGYAFPMLPYYGLTELINLPVWLAERLWMSLIVTVAFWGALRLAERLDIGSGASRLLGAVAYALWPVFTVVVGSTSAAALPGAFLPWVLLPLTNERHSARVAALRSALVIPFMGGVNAASTLASLLPVGLYLLSRPRGPRQRKLIAWWVPGVLLATLWWVVPLLMLGIYGENFLPYVETSQTTTNTMSATETLRGAGNWVAYLHFGEAWLPAGWTVAASAVVIVSSALAAGLGLAGLARRDMPERRWLVLTVLSVALITLAGYGGSFGAPFHGVVQDWLNGGLVPFRNIYKFQTGLALALVLGLIHLVGVASRPQGARPVRGRRFAPLIAAVLVLPGLAWPYLNGSILQPGSFQQLPTYWSSTADWLKKYSPDSRALVVPATAHGIYTWGSPIDQPLDVLADSRWAQRDYVPFGTAGNRRAMDAVEQSLLTGGEVPGLADYLSRAGLHYVVVRNDLDPDQLGYVPSATVKRTLAESGYRRVTGFGPVMTGGRIPEGTPIQIEGLYPRQRAVEIYEPASPDVQRPGQAGLKAVADTAVVSGGPEALLPLSADPTMRDRATVLTGDNHPGLGSPDLQVLGDGLRRADTRFGLVNANTSYTYTRDERNHSDSFQNAGEKPHQILPTEGIGHQTVSELRGARSVTASSSGNWLFHLPQYDPVNAFDGNPDTAWAEGAAGSADGEWLRIDFTDETEIPDSIQVTPLPQDSVRSAATRVRVETERGSETSTLQANGLRQRIKAPEGASGWLRITVVDSAARHSGLSGAGFSEVSIPDVQVTRMLRLPTDAERSDAAAEVVSLHRATDPGGFSPTGTEVGLHRRWTSQSAGTYALKASAIPVPSDALDALLYEVAPDQQNRILATADSTALLGTGLSPRNLTDGDLTTAWIAGDKPTIHLRWPAEQAVGEIVLAPAGGLSARPTEVNISSPNGSTIAGVDENGNVRFDPITTDRLDITVTETAPTTVHNPLADEDLQLPVGLTEAYVPALDEYRTPQPRSSRTFDLPCGKGPMLAVDDELYETSAKGTVRDLVDRRPVELTLCQEGRADAELSLGSGSHRVEAGDAGPLAVTDVTLTRGTVTAPAALDRELGIKDWLGDRREVSVGSGAASYLTTYENFNDGWKATLNGRELNPVRLDGWQQGWRIPAGEGGTVQLSYAPSTLYEAGLIGGAVALLLLVGLVLYRRQEPNPDEASPEPPPPGLILGTVVLTLVGIVIAGFFALLVPLLALLARRRHALLVPIAFLALAGAGIVAAAGSGEPVGEGVGAFGHTAQLLALIGLFAGLVSVGETSYGTRGGGGRAAGHPGASTLPPPPPGSAAPTGFLPRRRRGENAGPGATAPAGTPSGTPGAPPPPFTPTGPPPPESGPTVSARGPGSAPTEPDPPTMRMPFRKRGDEETGAAQPEDTRAARREEKGEGEPT; translated from the coding sequence ATGACCAGCACGGTCCAGGCCCCTCCCCCGGCGACGACTCGCCCCCTCGCCCCGGACCCCGGCCCTCCGCAGGGGCCCCGGTCGAGGCGGTGGCTGCTGGGATTCTGGGCCGTGGTCCTCGTGCTGTTCCTGGCCGTGGACCCGGGCAGGCAGACCTTCGACACCAAACTGGGGGTCGCGCTCGACCCCTGGCAGTTCCTGGCCGACCTGGGCCAGTTGTGGCACGACCGGGGCGGCTTCGGCGGGATCGCGGACCAGTACGTCGGTTACGCGTTCCCGATGCTGCCGTACTACGGCCTGACCGAGCTGATCAACCTGCCGGTGTGGCTGGCCGAGCGGCTGTGGATGTCGCTCATCGTGACGGTCGCCTTCTGGGGTGCGCTGCGGCTCGCCGAGCGGCTGGACATCGGCAGCGGCGCGTCCCGGCTGCTCGGCGCGGTGGCGTACGCGCTGTGGCCGGTGTTCACGGTCGTCGTCGGCTCGACCTCGGCGGCCGCGCTCCCCGGAGCCTTCCTGCCGTGGGTGCTGCTGCCGCTGACGAACGAACGCCACAGCGCCCGGGTCGCCGCCCTGCGCTCGGCGCTGGTCATCCCCTTCATGGGCGGTGTCAACGCGGCCTCCACGCTGGCCTCCCTGCTGCCCGTCGGTCTCTACCTGCTCTCCCGTCCGCGCGGCCCCCGGCAGCGCAAGCTGATCGCCTGGTGGGTGCCGGGCGTGCTCCTCGCGACGCTGTGGTGGGTGGTCCCGCTGCTGATGCTGGGCATCTACGGCGAGAACTTCCTTCCGTACGTGGAGACTTCGCAGACCACGACGAACACCATGTCGGCGACGGAGACCCTGCGCGGGGCCGGCAACTGGGTCGCGTACCTGCACTTCGGCGAGGCCTGGCTGCCCGCGGGCTGGACGGTGGCGGCCTCGGCGGTCGTCATCGTCTCCTCTGCGCTGGCGGCCGGACTCGGTCTGGCCGGCCTGGCCCGGCGGGACATGCCCGAGCGGCGCTGGCTCGTGCTGACCGTGCTGTCGGTCGCACTCATCACCCTCGCCGGTTACGGCGGTTCGTTCGGCGCGCCCTTCCACGGCGTGGTCCAGGACTGGCTGAACGGGGGACTCGTCCCCTTCCGCAACATCTACAAGTTCCAGACGGGGCTGGCCCTCGCGCTGGTCCTCGGGCTGATCCACCTGGTCGGTGTCGCCTCCCGGCCCCAGGGCGCCCGTCCCGTGCGCGGCCGCCGGTTCGCCCCGCTGATCGCGGCGGTCCTCGTACTCCCCGGTCTCGCCTGGCCCTATCTCAACGGGTCCATCCTGCAGCCGGGTTCGTTCCAGCAGCTCCCCACGTACTGGTCGTCCACGGCCGACTGGCTGAAGAAGTACTCGCCGGACTCGCGCGCCCTGGTCGTGCCGGCCACCGCGCACGGCATCTACACCTGGGGCTCCCCCATCGACCAGCCCCTCGACGTGCTCGCCGACTCCCGCTGGGCCCAGCGGGACTACGTGCCGTTCGGCACCGCGGGCAACCGGCGGGCGATGGACGCGGTCGAACAGTCCCTGCTGACGGGCGGTGAAGTCCCGGGTCTGGCCGACTACCTGAGCCGGGCCGGCCTCCACTACGTCGTCGTGCGCAACGACCTCGACCCGGACCAGCTCGGCTATGTGCCGAGCGCGACCGTGAAGCGGACCCTGGCGGAGTCGGGCTACCGGCGGGTGACCGGCTTCGGCCCGGTGATGACGGGCGGCCGCATCCCGGAGGGCACCCCCATACAGATAGAGGGGCTGTATCCGCGGCAGCGGGCCGTCGAGATCTACGAGCCGGCGAGCCCGGACGTGCAGCGGCCCGGACAGGCCGGGCTGAAGGCCGTCGCCGACACGGCCGTCGTGTCCGGCGGGCCCGAGGCGCTGCTGCCGCTGTCCGCCGACCCGACGATGCGGGACCGGGCGACCGTGCTGACCGGTGACAACCATCCCGGTCTCGGTTCCCCCGACCTCCAGGTGCTGGGTGACGGGCTGCGGCGCGCGGACACCCGGTTCGGCCTGGTCAACGCCAACACGTCGTACACGTACACCCGCGACGAACGCAATCACTCGGACAGTTTCCAGAACGCCGGGGAGAAGCCGCACCAGATCCTGCCGACGGAGGGGATCGGGCACCAGACGGTGTCCGAGCTGCGCGGGGCGCGTTCGGTGACCGCCTCGTCGAGCGGCAACTGGCTGTTCCACCTTCCGCAGTACGACCCGGTGAACGCCTTCGACGGGAACCCGGACACGGCGTGGGCCGAGGGTGCGGCGGGCTCGGCGGACGGCGAGTGGCTGCGGATCGACTTCACGGACGAGACGGAGATCCCCGACTCGATCCAGGTGACACCGCTGCCGCAGGACAGTGTGCGCTCGGCGGCGACCCGGGTGCGGGTGGAGACGGAACGCGGTTCCGAGACGAGCACCCTCCAGGCCAACGGCCTGCGGCAGCGCATCAAGGCCCCCGAGGGGGCGAGCGGCTGGCTGCGGATCACCGTCGTCGACTCGGCGGCCCGGCACTCGGGCCTGTCCGGCGCCGGTTTCTCCGAGGTCTCCATTCCCGACGTCCAGGTGACGCGCATGCTGCGGCTGCCGACGGACGCCGAGCGCAGCGACGCGGCCGCCGAGGTCGTCTCGCTGCACCGGGCGACCGACCCGGGCGGCTTCTCCCCGACGGGCACGGAGGTCGGGCTGCACCGCCGCTGGACCTCTCAGTCCGCCGGCACGTACGCGCTGAAGGCCAGCGCGATCCCCGTGCCGAGTGACGCGCTGGACGCGCTGCTGTACGAGGTCGCGCCCGACCAGCAGAACCGGATCCTGGCGACGGCCGACTCGACGGCCCTCCTGGGCACGGGCCTTTCGCCGCGCAACCTCACCGACGGTGATCTGACCACCGCGTGGATCGCCGGGGACAAACCGACCATCCATCTGCGCTGGCCGGCCGAACAGGCGGTGGGCGAGATCGTCCTCGCCCCGGCCGGAGGGCTGTCCGCCCGGCCCACCGAGGTCAACATCAGCTCGCCGAACGGCTCGACGATCGCCGGTGTCGACGAGAACGGCAACGTCCGCTTCGACCCGATCACCACGGACCGGCTCGACATCACCGTCACCGAGACGGCCCCGACGACCGTCCACAACCCGCTCGCGGACGAGGACCTGCAACTGCCGGTCGGCCTCACCGAGGCGTACGTCCCCGCCCTGGACGAGTACCGCACCCCGCAGCCCCGGTCGTCGCGCACCTTCGACCTTCCCTGCGGCAAGGGTCCGATGCTCGCCGTGGACGACGAGCTGTACGAGACGAGCGCCAAGGGGACGGTACGGGACCTCGTGGACCGGCGGCCCGTGGAGCTGACGCTCTGCCAGGAGGGCCGCGCGGACGCCGAGTTGTCGCTCGGGTCGGGCTCCCACCGGGTCGAGGCCGGTGACGCCGGGCCGCTGGCCGTCACCGACGTGACGCTGACCCGCGGCACGGTCACCGCTCCCGCCGCGCTCGACCGCGAGCTGGGCATCAAGGACTGGCTCGGCGACCGCCGCGAGGTGTCCGTCGGCTCGGGCGCGGCCTCGTACCTGACGACGTACGAGAACTTCAACGACGGCTGGAAGGCCACGCTGAACGGCCGGGAGCTCAACCCGGTACGGCTCGACGGCTGGCAGCAGGGCTGGCGGATCCCGGCGGGCGAGGGCGGCACCGTGCAGCTCTCCTACGCGCCGTCCACGCTGTACGAGGCCGGGCTGATCGGCGGCGCGGTCGCCCTCCTGCTGCTCGTGGGGCTGGTGCTGTACCGGCGGCAGGAACCCAACCCCGACGAGGCGTCGCCGGAGCCGCCCCCGCCCGGGCTGATCCTGGGCACGGTCGTGCTCACCCTGGTGGGGATCGTGATCGCCGGGTTCTTCGCGCTGCTGGTGCCGCTCCTGGCGCTGCTGGCCCGGCGGCGGCACGCGCTGCTGGTGCCGATCGCGTTCCTCGCGCTCGCCGGGGCCGGGATCGTCGCCGCGGCGGGATCCGGGGAGCCGGTCGGCGAAGGCGTCGGAGCGTTCGGGCACACGGCCCAACTGCTGGCGCTGATCGGGCTGTTCGCGGGCCTGGTGTCGGTCGGGGAGACCTCGTACGGGACGCGGGGCGGCGGAGGCCGGGCCGCCGGACATCCCGGCGCGAGCACGCTGCCGCCTCCACCTCCGGGATCCGCGGCGCCGACGGGATTCCTGCCGCGGCGGCGGCGAGGGGAGAACGCGGGACCCGGGGCGACCGCCCCGGCCGGGACGCCGTCAGGTACACCCGGGGCGCCGCCGCCGCCCTTCACGCCGACCGGGCCCCCACCGCCCGAGTCCGGTCCGACCGTGTCGGCCCGCGGACCGGGGTCCGCACCGACCGAACCCGACCCGCCGACCATGCGGATGCCGTTCCGCAAGCGGGGGGACGAGGAGACGGGGGCCGCACAGCCCGAGGACACCAGGGCGGCCCGCCGTGAGGAGAAAGGGGAAGGCGAACCCACATGA
- a CDS encoding class I SAM-dependent methyltransferase — protein MTSRRKNPTPGPGTGLRDPSLRRSLALFRAFRHEQDDPEGCYSLLARDAADQVEAYDGPVKGRTVVDVGGGGGYFTEEFRRRGAHGYLFEPDMHELGPKPPEGSVVADGYLLPLADGVADVCFSSNVLEHVADPQTFLSEMVRVTRPGGLIYVSFTNWLSPWGGHEWAPWHYLGADRARARYMRRTGRPAKHTLGENLFAVHIGPTLRQVRARDDVTVVSARSRYWPFLAQAVTRAPGLREFATWNLLLILRRCP, from the coding sequence ATGACCTCTCGGCGGAAGAACCCGACCCCGGGGCCGGGCACGGGCCTCAGGGACCCTTCGCTGCGCCGCTCCCTCGCCCTCTTCCGCGCCTTCCGCCACGAACAGGACGACCCCGAGGGCTGCTACTCGCTGCTCGCACGGGACGCCGCCGACCAGGTGGAGGCGTACGACGGTCCGGTGAAGGGCCGGACCGTCGTGGACGTGGGCGGCGGGGGCGGCTACTTCACCGAGGAGTTCCGGCGGCGCGGCGCACACGGCTATCTCTTCGAGCCGGACATGCACGAGCTCGGCCCGAAGCCGCCGGAGGGGTCCGTCGTCGCCGACGGGTATCTGCTGCCCCTCGCGGACGGTGTGGCGGACGTGTGCTTCTCCTCGAACGTGCTGGAGCACGTCGCCGACCCGCAGACCTTCCTCAGCGAGATGGTCCGCGTCACCCGCCCCGGCGGACTGATCTACGTGTCGTTCACCAACTGGCTGTCCCCCTGGGGCGGTCACGAGTGGGCGCCCTGGCACTACCTGGGCGCCGACCGGGCCCGCGCCCGCTACATGCGCCGCACGGGCAGGCCCGCCAAGCACACCCTCGGCGAGAACCTCTTCGCCGTGCACATCGGACCCACCCTGCGGCAGGTGCGTGCCCGGGACGACGTCACGGTCGTCTCGGCGCGCTCCCGCTACTGGCCGTTCCTCGCCCAGGCCGTGACCAGGGCGCCGGGACTGCGTGAGTTCGCGACCTGGAACCTCCTCCTCATCCTCCGGCGGTGTCCATGA
- a CDS encoding glycosyltransferase family 4 protein translates to MPQHVPSSLRDAFPRAAQRHPALPPQPRRIVFLARRDFGNEAAGGSELLVDRLAEGLTHLGHQVTLLCGGPAAYRDYRVVSAGGDLGHYLRARSAFQRQVGDCDLLVEVCNGMPYLAPLWHRGPTLCLVNHVHTDLWRMRFGGPLAPAARLGRRLEHWALAGAQRHGLLVAVSPSTAQALRAIGVERDRIRVVHNGVEEPGPPTERSPEPMFLAMGRLVEYKRIDLLLRLWERVRPVTGGRLVIVGDGPERERLQQLAGPGVEFRGHVSEAEKHRLLCAAWLLLHPSAVEGWGLVVTEAAARETPAIAFDVPGLRDSIVDGETGLLARGESSFAAAWCTLALSTRRRVLMGKAAGDRAAQYRWHRTVRQFRTVATEAVRSWTP, encoded by the coding sequence ATGCCCCAGCACGTGCCTTCGTCGTTGCGCGACGCTTTCCCACGCGCCGCGCAGCGACACCCGGCGCTCCCCCCACAGCCGCGCCGAATCGTTTTCCTCGCCCGTCGTGACTTCGGCAACGAAGCCGCGGGCGGCTCCGAACTGCTCGTCGACAGACTCGCCGAAGGCCTGACGCACCTCGGTCACCAGGTGACCCTGCTGTGTGGCGGCCCCGCCGCGTACCGCGACTACCGTGTCGTGTCGGCGGGCGGCGACCTCGGTCACTACCTGCGCGCCAGATCGGCCTTCCAGCGCCAGGTCGGCGACTGCGACCTGCTCGTCGAGGTCTGCAACGGCATGCCGTACCTGGCGCCGCTGTGGCACCGCGGGCCCACCCTCTGTCTGGTCAACCACGTGCACACCGACCTGTGGCGGATGCGGTTCGGCGGACCGCTGGCACCCGCCGCCCGGCTCGGACGAAGACTCGAGCACTGGGCACTGGCAGGCGCTCAGCGCCATGGTCTGCTGGTCGCCGTCTCCCCCTCGACGGCACAGGCGCTGCGCGCGATCGGGGTCGAGCGCGACCGCATCCGGGTCGTGCACAACGGCGTGGAGGAACCGGGCCCGCCCACCGAACGCTCGCCGGAGCCGATGTTCCTGGCCATGGGCCGGCTCGTCGAGTACAAGCGGATCGACCTGCTGCTGCGTCTGTGGGAGCGGGTCCGCCCGGTCACCGGCGGCCGGCTGGTGATCGTCGGCGACGGACCCGAACGGGAACGTCTCCAGCAACTCGCGGGTCCCGGCGTCGAGTTCAGGGGCCATGTCTCCGAGGCGGAGAAACACCGCCTGCTCTGTGCCGCCTGGCTGCTGCTGCACCCCTCGGCCGTCGAGGGGTGGGGCCTGGTGGTCACGGAGGCGGCGGCCCGCGAGACCCCCGCGATCGCCTTCGACGTGCCCGGCCTGCGCGACTCGATCGTGGACGGCGAGACGGGCCTGCTGGCCCGCGGCGAGTCCTCGTTCGCCGCGGCCTGGTGCACCCTCGCCCTGTCCACCCGGCGCCGCGTCCTCATGGGCAAGGCGGCCGGCGACCGTGCCGCCCAGTACCGATGGCACCGCACGGTACGTCAGTTCAGGACGGTGGCGACCGAGGCGGTGCGGAGCTGGACGCCATGA
- a CDS encoding DUF3068 domain-containing protein — translation MRRTATPFSLVILGLGVFLLVLSPLLAWYVEPRAQRTPVDIDSTTVFTGTGSYFDTDEIETVRDKKITITRQVRGDVADSEKSGRAVWDVSTSVDTDKSLPAADPHDSLQWTMERWVTDRKTNKPVHCCDEKPYYEGEAYLKFPFDVQKRSYIWWDNTLGSTVTLEYKGKKKIQGYEGLRFTGKVPATKTGSRLVPGTIVGEKDAGQVLAEEWYANHGIELVADQRTGRIIYAAIGPRKTLRAPGGEKDAVVLLDSERIAFTPETQKEQVDLADTDSGLLRMVGQTLPLGTGVAGLVLAVVGAVLVVRGRPHPDSPESSQQPLTM, via the coding sequence ATGCGCCGTACTGCCACACCCTTCTCGCTGGTCATCCTGGGTCTGGGCGTGTTCCTGCTCGTCCTGTCCCCGCTGCTCGCCTGGTACGTCGAACCACGTGCCCAGCGCACGCCCGTCGACATCGACTCGACGACCGTTTTCACCGGTACGGGCAGCTATTTCGACACCGACGAGATCGAAACCGTCCGCGACAAGAAGATCACCATCACCCGGCAGGTCCGCGGCGACGTCGCCGACAGCGAGAAGAGCGGCCGGGCGGTCTGGGACGTGTCCACGTCCGTCGACACCGACAAGTCGCTGCCCGCGGCCGACCCGCACGACTCGCTCCAGTGGACGATGGAGCGCTGGGTGACCGACCGGAAGACGAACAAGCCGGTCCACTGCTGCGACGAGAAGCCCTACTACGAGGGCGAGGCGTACCTGAAGTTCCCCTTCGACGTACAGAAACGCTCCTACATCTGGTGGGACAACACCCTCGGTTCGACCGTCACGCTGGAGTACAAGGGCAAGAAGAAGATCCAGGGGTACGAGGGCCTCCGGTTCACCGGCAAGGTGCCCGCCACCAAGACCGGCAGCCGGCTCGTACCCGGCACCATCGTGGGCGAGAAGGACGCAGGTCAGGTACTCGCCGAGGAGTGGTACGCCAACCACGGCATCGAGCTCGTCGCCGACCAGCGGACGGGCCGGATCATCTACGCGGCGATCGGCCCCCGCAAGACGCTCCGGGCGCCCGGGGGCGAGAAGGACGCCGTCGTCCTGCTCGACAGCGAGCGGATCGCGTTCACCCCGGAGACCCAGAAGGAGCAGGTGGACCTCGCCGACACGGACAGCGGCCTGCTGCGCATGGTGGGGCAGACGCTGCCGCTGGGGACGGGTGTGGCGGGCCTCGTCCTCGCCGTCGTGGGTGCCGTTTTGGTCGTACGCGGGCGTCCGCATCCCGATTCGCCCGAGAGTTCCCAGCAGCCGCTCACAATGTGA
- a CDS encoding helix-turn-helix domain-containing protein, with product MAPRPGPVTVRSAWHDVPRVQVREFAALAMAEAPVLAEEILQEIRHEYPHLPVVLDDSGEPMALVGIRRAIEVFVQHLENAEGRPRVHPEVFQEFGRGEGLNGRSLDSLQAIYRLGVRLAWRRFAEIGQRVEIPPPAMYELVDAGYEYLDGLVDQSVRGYAEAAARQAGERLRLQRRLMELLLAEHHRGDPAEALAERAARIGWPLPDKVAVGVLLRPAREAVAPAVGQAVLLDMECEQPRMVVPEPDAAGRPELLHRALTGWAGAIGPPVPLADAAKSLRWAEAAVRLMERGLLPAGEVLYCTEHTEALVLLQPEELIDDLALRCLEPLAHCGPTHGRRLAETLLAWLETRGGAPEVAARLGVHPQTVRYRLRQIRELWGDEVDDPDRRFELELVLRAQRLRGELGDPRARR from the coding sequence ATGGCCCCACGCCCCGGACCCGTCACGGTGCGCTCGGCCTGGCACGACGTTCCCCGCGTCCAGGTGCGGGAGTTCGCCGCGCTCGCGATGGCCGAGGCGCCCGTGCTCGCCGAGGAGATCCTCCAGGAGATCCGGCACGAGTATCCCCACTTGCCCGTCGTGCTCGACGACTCCGGCGAGCCGATGGCGCTCGTCGGGATCCGCCGGGCCATCGAGGTGTTCGTCCAGCACCTGGAGAACGCGGAGGGCAGACCGCGCGTCCACCCCGAGGTCTTCCAGGAGTTCGGCCGCGGTGAAGGTCTCAACGGCCGCAGCCTGGACTCGCTCCAGGCGATCTACCGGCTCGGCGTGCGGCTGGCCTGGCGCCGCTTCGCCGAGATCGGGCAGCGTGTGGAGATCCCGCCGCCCGCCATGTACGAGCTGGTCGACGCGGGCTACGAGTACCTGGACGGGCTGGTCGACCAGTCCGTACGCGGCTACGCCGAGGCCGCTGCCCGGCAGGCGGGGGAGCGGCTGCGCCTGCAGCGCCGGCTGATGGAACTGCTGCTGGCCGAGCACCACCGCGGCGATCCGGCCGAGGCCCTCGCCGAACGGGCCGCGCGGATCGGCTGGCCGCTGCCGGACAAGGTCGCGGTCGGCGTTCTGCTGCGGCCGGCCCGGGAGGCCGTCGCTCCCGCCGTGGGCCAGGCCGTGCTGCTGGACATGGAGTGCGAGCAGCCCCGGATGGTCGTGCCCGAGCCGGATGCCGCCGGCCGCCCGGAGCTGCTGCACCGGGCGCTCACGGGATGGGCCGGCGCGATCGGCCCGCCGGTCCCGCTGGCCGACGCGGCGAAGTCGCTGCGCTGGGCCGAGGCCGCGGTACGGCTGATGGAGCGCGGGCTGCTGCCGGCGGGCGAGGTGCTGTACTGCACCGAGCACACCGAGGCGCTGGTCCTGCTGCAGCCCGAGGAGCTCATCGACGACCTGGCCCTGCGGTGTCTGGAGCCGCTCGCCCACTGTGGTCCCACGCACGGGCGCCGGCTCGCCGAGACGCTGCTGGCCTGGCTGGAGACGCGGGGCGGCGCCCCCGAGGTGGCCGCCAGGCTCGGGGTCCACCCGCAGACCGTGCGGTACCGCCTCCGGCAGATCCGGGAACTGTGGGGCGACGAGGTCGACGACCCCGACCGGCGCTTCGAGCTCGAACTGGTGCTGAGGGCCCAGCGGCTCCGGGGAGAGCTGGGCGACCCCCGCGCCCGGCGCTGA
- a CDS encoding IclR family transcriptional regulator yields the protein MGRLVPAVTRALDILELFLDGDGTLSAPDIVRRLQLPRTTVHELVTTLAARSYITPVPGQPGRYRLGVRPYQLGSRYSEQLDLAAEGQQVARSVAETCDETVHVAILEGTDVIYIAKVDSTHAVRMVSAAGRRLPAHCTSVGKMLLASLSEPELTSRIPEDADLVRMTPNSITDPAALREALTEIRARGVAVENRESNPDVSCVAAPVRDRTGQVVAALSISVPMIRWSEDHRAELEQLAAKGAAELSERLGHRSVV from the coding sequence GTGGGACGCCTCGTACCTGCCGTAACCAGGGCTCTCGACATACTCGAGCTCTTCCTCGACGGGGACGGCACACTCTCCGCCCCCGACATCGTGCGCCGGCTCCAGCTGCCGCGCACCACCGTGCACGAACTGGTGACCACGCTCGCCGCCCGCTCGTACATCACGCCCGTACCGGGTCAGCCCGGACGTTACCGCCTCGGCGTGCGCCCGTACCAGCTCGGCAGCCGTTATTCCGAGCAGCTGGACCTCGCGGCCGAGGGCCAGCAGGTCGCCCGGTCCGTCGCGGAGACCTGCGACGAGACCGTGCACGTGGCGATCCTGGAGGGCACGGACGTCATCTACATCGCCAAGGTCGACTCCACGCACGCCGTACGCATGGTGTCCGCCGCGGGCCGCCGGCTCCCCGCCCACTGCACCTCCGTGGGCAAGATGCTGCTCGCCTCGCTGTCCGAGCCCGAGCTGACCTCGCGGATCCCCGAGGACGCCGACCTGGTCAGGATGACGCCGAACAGCATCACCGACCCGGCCGCCCTGCGCGAGGCACTCACCGAGATCCGCGCCCGCGGTGTCGCGGTGGAGAACCGCGAGTCGAACCCCGACGTCAGCTGTGTCGCCGCGCCGGTGCGCGACCGCACCGGCCAGGTCGTGGCCGCGCTCTCCATCTCCGTACCGATGATCCGCTGGAGCGAGGACCACCGGGCCGAGCTGGAGCAGCTCGCCGCGAAGGGCGCCGCCGAGCTGTCGGAGCGGCTCGGACACCGGAGCGTCGTATGA